The genomic DNA CGAGGACCACGACGTGGTCGTCCGCGTGGCGGCGGAGGGCGCCGAAGGCATCGACGACCTCGAGCGGGTGCGGGTCCCGCTGCCCGGCGGAACGCCGGTTCCCCTGGCACAACTCACCCGACCCTCGTTGTCGAGCACCTACGCCCGGATCATGCACACCGACCTCGAGCGTTCGGTGATCGTGGGCGCCGACACCGACGACCGTCTGGCGACGGAGATCGTCGCCGACCTGTTGCCCGCGGTCCGCGGCCTCGACCTCGCTCCGGGCGAGAGCTGGGAAGTGATCGGCGAGGACGAGGAACGCGACGTGGCGTTCCTGTCGATGCTGCAGAACGTGGTCGTGGCCATGGGTCTGATCTACGGGATCCTCGTCCTGCAGTTCGGTTCGTTCAAACTGCCACTGGTGATCTTCACGTCGATCCCCGTGGCGTTGGCCGGTTCGGTGGCGGGGCTGCTCGTGAGCGGCTGGCCGTTCGGCTTCACCGCCTTCATCGGGTTGCTGGCCCTGGTGGGGATCGTGGTGAACGACGCGATCGTTCTCGTCGACCGGGTGAACCAGTACCGCCGCGACGGCGAGACCCTGGACCGCGCGGTCCGTCACGCGGCCCAGTCCCGTCTGCAGCCGATCATCCTGACCACGCTGACCACGCAGGCGGGTCTGCTCCCACTCACACTCTTCGGAGGCAGCATGTGGGGACCCATGGGATGGGTGATCATCGGAGGGCTGAGCGCGGCCACGTTGGTCACCCTCGTGCTGGTGCCCGCTCTGTATCTGATCCTGGAGCGCGGCGGGGAACGCCGTGCGCGCCTTCCCGAAGGTGCGGTGGCCACGGCCACGGTCGTGGCCGTACTGCTGATCACCCTGCCCGCTCCGGCAGCCGCACTGGATCTCGGCACGGTCCTCGATCGGGTGGAAGCGGCGAATCCCACGCTGGACGCGGCGCTGGCCGACCTCGAACACGCCGCGGCCGATCACCGGAGCGCACGGTCGGGCCGTTGGCCCCGACTCGAACTGCGTTCGGATGCCGCGCGCACGAACGAACCCACCGAGACCTTCGGCCTCCAACTGCTCGACGTGTCCGGACCGGCGGACCTGCTCGCCTTCGACCCCGATGCCGCGGTCGACGTGTGGACCTCGAGTGCGCGGGTCGACTGGTTGCTGTGGGATTTCTCGCGCGAGGAACTGATCGACGCCGCGGCCAAGAGCGAACGCGCACGGGAGCAGAGCCATCGGGCGGTCGCACGGCGGCTGCGCCTGGCCGCCGTCGTGCGGTACTTCGAGATCGTCCAGTGGCGGCAACGACTGGACGTGATCGACGCCACCCTGGAACTCGTGGATCGTGAACTCACCGACGCCGAGTTGCGTCTGGAGGCAGGGCGCACGGTCGAGGCCGATGTCCTGGGTCTGCGCGCGCGACGGTCCCAGGTCCGCGCCGAACGCGCATCGATCGAGGCGGCACGACACGCAGCCCGCGCCCGACTGGGCGAACTCATGGACGTCGACCCCGTCTCGATGGGCGAACCCGACGCCGACACGACCGTCCCCACCGCCCCGTGGTCGTCGCTCGACGAGGTGCGCACCCGTGCGCGCGAACGGCGACCAGAGGTTCGCGCGGCGCGTCTGGCCGCGTCCGCCGGCGACGATCGCATCGGCGCCGCCCACCGCGAACGGCTGCCGCGACTCGTCGCGAGCGCGCGCGCCGTGACGGTCGTGCCGGAGTTCGACACCGATCGCGAGGACGCATCGATGCAGGCGGCGATCGGACTCCGTTGGAGTCCGTTCCAGGGAGGTCGGATCGGCGCCGAGGTCGATCGGGCGCGTGCCGACCGTCGCCGTGCCGAGGCCGAGCGCCGCGCGGCCGAACTGGAGGTCGAACGCGAGGCGATCGAAGCCTGGACCCAGCGGGACGCCGCGCACCGCCGCCTGGAGGCGGCCGGAATCCAACGCGACGCAGCCGAAGAAGCCTACCGGATCGTCTCACTGCGCTTCGCCGAAGGCCGTGACACCCTCGCGCGCCTGTTCGAGGCCGAACGCGCCCTGACCGACGCACGCACCCAGGGGGTCCGGGCTCGGGCGGCGGTCCAGATCGCCGAGGCGAGACTCCGCTGGGCCGCGGTGGCTCCCCTCGTCCCCTGAGCGACGGGGTGGCGCCCGCCAGCACCGCGCGGTACGATCAAGGGCGACACCGACCGAACCCCCTCGTTGCGGTCGTGGGCACGTCGGATCCGGCCCTTCGCCGTGCCCTCCTGTTTCCTGCCGGCCCGGTCCCGGCATGTTCCCCACGCTTCGCTTCGGAGACTTCGAAGTCGATCCCGTCCGCCGTGTCCTGACACGCGAGGGACAGGCGATCGATCTCCGCCCCAAGAGCTTCTCGCTCCTGTGGTTGTTGCTGAACAACCGCGAACGCGTCGTGCCGAAGGACGAGATCCTCGAATCCGTGTGGCCCGACGGATCCGGGACCGAGGCGAACCTCACCGTGAACGTCGCGGCCGTGCGCCGGGCGCTCGGCGAGAATCCGCGCGAGCATCGCTACCTGCTCACGGTTCCCACGGTCGGCTATCGCTTCGTCGGTGAGGTGCGGACGACCGCCGCCGAGAGCCGGGTCCCCCTCGATCACTGCCGGACCTTCGGGATCGCCGAACTGCGCGTGGTGACCGACGGAGCCGAGGACGAACTCCACGAACTCGCACGACGCGCCACCGAGTCGATCGCAGGGACGATCGCGGCACTCCCCGGCCGATCGGTCCGACGGGTCCTGGCGCCGACCGACCTGAAGCACGCCTTCGCGACCACACCGTCCCCTGCGACCGCGGGAGACATCGAGGCCATGATCCTCGGCTCGATCCAGGTCGTCGGCAGCGAACTGAGCGTGGAGATCGCCATCTTCACCGTGGCCGACGGACGGCGCGCCTGGTCGGGCCGGATCGTCCATGCGTGGCGCGATCGGGACTGCCTGCCGATCCGGCTGCAGCGACTCGTGTTGAACGCACTCCGGACGCCGACCGCTCCGGGAGGGTGGGCCGAGCGCGGCAACGAAACCGACGATCGCGCCGTGCAGGCGGCACTCCAGGGGGACCTGCTGCTCGAGGGCGGTGTCCCCGATCTCGACCGGGCCAGCGCCTGCTACCGTCGCGCGCTGCTGCTCGACGAACGATCGATCGCGGCCCACGTCGGTCTCGGGGAGTCGCTGCTGCTGCAGTGGGGTGCCCACCAGGTCACCGATGTCTCGGTGCCGGATCGTGTGCGCGAGCTGATCGAGCGGGCGATCGAGAGCGATCCCCTGGATGCCCGCGCTCGGGCCGTGGCCGGGCTGGTCCGCATGACCCTGGACCACGACTGGAGCGCCGCACGCGAGCAGCTCCTCGCCGCCGTGGACTTCGGGCCCCACCAGGCGATCACGCACGACCACTACGCCCTGTTCCTGGCCGCGCGACTCCAACCCGAGGCCGCCCTGCACGCCGCACAACGCGCGCAGGAGCTCGACCCCGACTCCCCGCGGATCCAGTGTCACGTGGCCCTGATCCACTACTTCGCGGGCGATCTCGACGCCGCTCTCGCCGTCCTCGACGACGCGCTCGCGCGCCACGCCAACCCCGCCTTCGCCCGGGAACTCCGCCCCTGGTGCCTGCTCGGTCTCGACCGACCGGTCGATGCCCTCGAGGCCCTTCGGGACGCGGGACCCAACCTCGGACCCAGCGCCACGCTCGGCGCGGTCCGCATCGCCGCTCTGTCGCGCGCCGGCGACCGGAGCCGCGCCGCCTCCGAGATCCCTCGACTCGAGGCCGGAACCCCGGACGCCCCGCCCCTGCCCGCTCTGGCCGGGGCCGTCATCCGCCTCTCGATGGACGATCCGACCGGCGCCCTGCTCGACCTCGAGCGGGCGGCCGAAGCCCGGGCGCCCCTGGTGGTCTTCGCCGAGGCCGACCCCTTCTGGCGTCGCCTCCACGGACACGCCGAATGGCCGTCGTTCGCCCGACGTGTGTTCGGTCGCCGCCGCGCGACCGGCGTCTGAGCTCATCCGTAGACACCGACCGGACGAACTCGACTGGCGAGTCAGCAGATTCGAACGTACGTTTGAAACGAACGTTTGAACTTTTGTCCGAGCCAGAGTCCGGGACGACCATGAGCGAGACCAGGACGCGCGAACGAATCCTCGACGTTGCCGAGAAGTTGTTCTCTGACAACGGATTCGAGAGCACTTCGCTCCGCATGATCACCGCGGCCGCCGACGTCAACCTGGCTGCGGTCCACTATCACTTCGGATCGAAGGCGGGGCTGCTGCACGCGACGGCGCGGCGGCGGATCGATCCGGTGAACGCCGAGCGGATCCGGCGGCTCGAAGCCGCCGTGGACGCCGCGGGCGGGGGAACGCCTCCGGTGGAGGCCATCGTCGACGCCTTCGTGCGACCGGCGATCGAGGCGTTCTCGGAGGTGGACCGCACCTGCCTGCTCGGAATGCTCCGCCTCGTCCACGGGCGCGACGTCGACAAGGCCTTCTTCGAGGACACCTTCGGCGAAGTCGTCCAGCGCTTCTCGATCATGCAGGACGCCGCTCCGCACCTCGGTCCCGACGAGCTGCAGTGGCGCTTCCACTTCATGGTCGGCGCCGTGCTGCAGGCCTTCCACCACCGCGTGCTCGAAGTGCACCCCGAGATCGCCGACTGGGACCCCTCGAGCGTGGCCGATGCCATCGTCGCGTTCGTGGCCGCCGGCTTCCGTGCGCCGGCGACCCACGGCGCGGCGTCCCCGCTACCCCAGGAGAACGCTCCGTGAGACGCCTCGCCGTGGCCATCGGGCTGTCGAGCCTCCTCGGATGCACCGCACCGCCCCCGCCGTCGTCCGAACCCCTCGACCTGACCCTGCCCGACACCTGGGCCGGCGACGCGGTCGCCGACTCGGCCGGGACCGACCCCTGGTGGAACGATCTCGCCGACGCCTCGCTCGACTCGGTCGTCCGGGAAGCGCTGCGCGCCAATCACGATCTGGACGCGGCCGCGGCCAACGTCGAGGCCGCGCGCGCGGCCGCCACCATCGCGGGTGCCGACCGCTGGCCGCAGGTGAGCGCGAACGGACGCGGCAGCCGGACCAAGCAGATCTTCGTGGGACTGCCGATCGGATCGGGCGTGTTGAGTTCGCTGACGAACAGCTTCGCCCTGTCGCTCGACGCGACCTGGGAGATCGATCTCTGGAACCGCCTGGGCGAGCGGGAACGCGCCGCCCTGGCCGACCTGCAGGCGAGCCAGGCGGACCTGGCGGGCGCGCGTTTGAGCCTGGCCGGACGGGTGGTGCGCACGTGGGTCTCGCTCACCGAGCTCGGCCGCCAGCGCAGCCTGGCCGCGCGCACGCTCGAGGCGTTCCGCCAGACCCTCGAGATCGCGCAGGACCGATACGACCGCGGATTGATCAGCCCCGTCGACGTCCACCTCACCCGCACGAATGCCGAGAACGCCGCGGCCCTGCTCGCACTGCGCGAGAACCAGCTGCAGCAGACCAGCCGCCAACTCGAGGTCCTGCTCGGCCGCTATCCCGAGGGCGCGCTCCGCGGCGCGGACACCTTCCCCACGACCGTCGGAGACGTGCCGGCCGGCCTCCCGGCCGACCTGGTGCTGCGTCGACCCGATCTGGTGGCCGCCGAACGCCGGCTCGTCGCCAGCCGGGCCCGCACCGGAGAAGCCCGCCGCAACCTCCTTCCGAGGATCAGCCTCACCGGGAGTACCGGCACCACCAGCAACCAGCTCGAAGACCTGCTCGACGGCGATTTCGGCGTGTGGTCCATCGCCGGGTCGCTGCTCCAGCCGGTGTTCCAGGGCGGGCGACTGCGCGCGCAGGTCGCCGCGAACGTGGCCACCGAGGACGCCGCGCTGGCCGTCTGGGCGCAGTCAGTGCTGAACGCCCTGGCCGAGGTCGAGACCGCGCTGGCCGCGGACGATCTCCTGACCGAGCGCGAGCGCCACCTCGCCGCGGCCGTCGCCGCCGCGACCCGCGCGTGGACCCTGGCCGAGGACCGCTACCGCCAGGGCATCGGTGACCTGCTCAGCGTGCTCGAAGCCCAGCGCCGCGCGCTGA from Candidatus Krumholzibacteriia bacterium includes the following:
- a CDS encoding efflux transporter outer membrane subunit, with the translated sequence MRRLAVAIGLSSLLGCTAPPPPSSEPLDLTLPDTWAGDAVADSAGTDPWWNDLADASLDSVVREALRANHDLDAAAANVEAARAAATIAGADRWPQVSANGRGSRTKQIFVGLPIGSGVLSSLTNSFALSLDATWEIDLWNRLGERERAALADLQASQADLAGARLSLAGRVVRTWVSLTELGRQRSLAARTLEAFRQTLEIAQDRYDRGLISPVDVHLTRTNAENAAALLALRENQLQQTSRQLEVLLGRYPEGALRGADTFPTTVGDVPAGLPADLVLRRPDLVAAERRLVASRARTGEARRNLLPRISLTGSTGTTSNQLEDLLDGDFGVWSIAGSLLQPVFQGGRLRAQVAANVATEDAALAVWAQSVLNALAEVETALAADDLLTERERHLAAAVAAATRAWTLAEDRYRQGIGDLLSVLEAQRRALTAESELIAVRSARLLARVDLHLALGGGFDPRRGPMADFLDVATADTDSDSE
- a CDS encoding winged helix-turn-helix domain-containing protein produces the protein MFPTLRFGDFEVDPVRRVLTREGQAIDLRPKSFSLLWLLLNNRERVVPKDEILESVWPDGSGTEANLTVNVAAVRRALGENPREHRYLLTVPTVGYRFVGEVRTTAAESRVPLDHCRTFGIAELRVVTDGAEDELHELARRATESIAGTIAALPGRSVRRVLAPTDLKHAFATTPSPATAGDIEAMILGSIQVVGSELSVEIAIFTVADGRRAWSGRIVHAWRDRDCLPIRLQRLVLNALRTPTAPGGWAERGNETDDRAVQAALQGDLLLEGGVPDLDRASACYRRALLLDERSIAAHVGLGESLLLQWGAHQVTDVSVPDRVRELIERAIESDPLDARARAVAGLVRMTLDHDWSAAREQLLAAVDFGPHQAITHDHYALFLAARLQPEAALHAAQRAQELDPDSPRIQCHVALIHYFAGDLDAALAVLDDALARHANPAFARELRPWCLLGLDRPVDALEALRDAGPNLGPSATLGAVRIAALSRAGDRSRAASEIPRLEAGTPDAPPLPALAGAVIRLSMDDPTGALLDLERAAEARAPLVVFAEADPFWRRLHGHAEWPSFARRVFGRRRATGV
- a CDS encoding TetR/AcrR family transcriptional regulator, with amino-acid sequence MSETRTRERILDVAEKLFSDNGFESTSLRMITAAADVNLAAVHYHFGSKAGLLHATARRRIDPVNAERIRRLEAAVDAAGGGTPPVEAIVDAFVRPAIEAFSEVDRTCLLGMLRLVHGRDVDKAFFEDTFGEVVQRFSIMQDAAPHLGPDELQWRFHFMVGAVLQAFHHRVLEVHPEIADWDPSSVADAIVAFVAAGFRAPATHGAASPLPQENAP